In the genome of Bombus affinis isolate iyBomAffi1 chromosome 7, iyBomAffi1.2, whole genome shotgun sequence, one region contains:
- the LOC126918601 gene encoding electron transfer flavoprotein-ubiquinone oxidoreductase, mitochondrial isoform X1: MSRVILIASNNRKFIEQRFQWMFQRAYSQEKFRRITTHYTIIPRESDPRWKGVNMERYVDETDILIVGGGPAGLSAAIQARKLAGKHGRELKVTLVEKASTIGGHILSGACIDPIALNELFPNWKELRAPLNTPVTEDKFAFLTEKGRLPIPILKGMPMYNHGNYIVRLGHVVAWLGEQAEAAGVELYPGYAAAEVLYHEDGSVKGIATNDVGINKDGSPKDIFERGMELHAKCTIFAEGCHGHLTKQISKKLNLRKDCEPQTYGIGLKEIWEIDPKKHTPGTVEHTVGWPLKKDTYGGSFLYHLNEDTPLVTIGFVVGLDYSNPYLHPFKEFQRFKQHPSIRPVLEGGKRIAYGARALVEGGFQSIPKLQFPGGCLIGCTAGFLNVPKIKGTHNAMKSGMLAAESAIEAIINAENNPSPTKGLEPKSYTDKIQNSWIYKELKAIRNIRPSFHTRFGVYGGLLYSAFSMLIGGREPWTLSHGGPDYKSLKSASECTPIEYPQPDNEISFDLLSSVALTGTNHEADQPPHLTLLDDTLPVKRNLTTFAGPEGRFCPAGVYEFVPLESGEGERLQINAQNCIHCKTCDIKDPSQNINWVVPEGGGGPAYNGM; encoded by the exons ATGTCTCGAGTAATACTTATTGCATCAAATAATCGTAAGTTTATTG AACAGAGATTTCAATGGATGTTTCAAAGAGCTTATTCACAAGAAAAGTTTCGAAGAATTACAACTCACTATACTATTATACCCAGAGAATCAGATCCAAGATGGAAAG GTGTAAATATGGAAAGATATGTAGATGAAACAGATATTTTAATTGTGGGAGGTGGACCAGCTGGATTATCTGCTGCAATTCAAGCACGTAAATTAGCAGGAAAGCATGGAAGAGAATTGAAAGTTACACTTGTTGAAAAGGCTTCTACTATTGGTGGCCATATTCTCAGTGGAGCTTGTATAGATCCAATAGCattaaatgaattatttccaAATTGGAAGGAATTAAGAGCACCTCTGAATACCCCTGTTACAGAAGATAAATTTGCATTTCTCACTGAGAAAGGCAGATTACCAATACCTATCTTAAAAGGAATGCCAATGTACAATCATGGAAACTACATTGTTAG ATTAGGTCATGTTGTAGCCTGGCTTGGTGAGCAAGCCGAAGCTGCAGGTGTAGAATTATATCCTGGATATGCAGCTGCAGAAGTACTTTATCATGAAGATGGATCCGTTAAAGGAATAGCTACAAATGATGTTGGTATTAATAAAGATGGTTCACCAAAGGATATTTTTGAACGTGGAATGGAATTGCATgcaaaatgtacaatttttgCAGAGGGTTGTCATGGTCATCTTACAAAACAGATTTCAAAGAAATTAAATCTTAGGAAAGATTGTGAACCACAGACCTATGGTATAGGGTTAAAAGAA ATTTGGGAAATTGATCCAAAAAAACATACGCCTGGCACTGTCGAACACACTGTTGGTTGGCCATTGAAAAAAGACACTTATGGTGGTTCGTTCTTATATCATCTTAATGAAGATACACCTCTGGTTACTATTGGTTTTGTTGTTGGTTTGGATTATTCTAATCCTTATTTACATCCATTTAAAGAATTTCAAAGATTTAAGCAACACCCAAGCATTAGACCAGTACTTGAAGGTGGGAAGAG AATTGCGTATGGTGCAAGAGCCTTAGTAGAAGGAGGTTTTCAATCTATTCCTAAACTTCAATTCCCTGGTGGTTGTCTTATTGGTTGCACAGCAGGATTTCTTAATGTACCTAAAATTAAAGGAACACATAATGCTATGAAGAGTGGAATGTTAGCAGCAGAAAGTGCAATTGAAGCTATAATTAATGCAGAAAATAATCCTTCGCCAACAAAAGGTTTAGAACCGAAATCTTATactgataaaatacaaaacagTTGGATTTATAAAGAGCTGAAAGCTATAAGGAATATAAGACCCAGTTTTCATACTCGATTTGGTGTTTACGGGGGTCTGCTATATTCtgcattttcaatgttaatTGGAGGAAGAGAGCCATGGACTTTGTCTCATGGag GTCCGGATTATAAAAGCTTGAAATCAGCATCGGAATGTACACCGATAGAATATCCACAGCCGGATAAtgaaatatcttttgatttactATCGTCAGTGGCACTTACTGGTACAAATCATGAAGCCGATCAGCCACCACATCTTACTTTGCTTGATGATACTCTACcagtaaaaagaaatttaacgaCATTTGCCGGGCCAGAAGGTCGATTTTGTCCTGCTG GTGTTTATGAATTTGTACCATTGGAATCTGGAGAAGGAGAGAGGTTGCAAATTAATGCTCAGAACTGCATTCACTGCAAAACCTGCGATATTAAGGACCCGAGTCAGAACATTAACTGGGTTGTACCAGAAGGTGGAGGTGGCCCAGCTTATAATGGAATGTAG
- the LOC126918601 gene encoding electron transfer flavoprotein-ubiquinone oxidoreductase, mitochondrial isoform X3 — protein MFQRAYSQEKFRRITTHYTIIPRESDPRWKGVNMERYVDETDILIVGGGPAGLSAAIQARKLAGKHGRELKVTLVEKASTIGGHILSGACIDPIALNELFPNWKELRAPLNTPVTEDKFAFLTEKGRLPIPILKGMPMYNHGNYIVRLGHVVAWLGEQAEAAGVELYPGYAAAEVLYHEDGSVKGIATNDVGINKDGSPKDIFERGMELHAKCTIFAEGCHGHLTKQISKKLNLRKDCEPQTYGIGLKEIWEIDPKKHTPGTVEHTVGWPLKKDTYGGSFLYHLNEDTPLVTIGFVVGLDYSNPYLHPFKEFQRFKQHPSIRPVLEGGKRIAYGARALVEGGFQSIPKLQFPGGCLIGCTAGFLNVPKIKGTHNAMKSGMLAAESAIEAIINAENNPSPTKGLEPKSYTDKIQNSWIYKELKAIRNIRPSFHTRFGVYGGLLYSAFSMLIGGREPWTLSHGGPDYKSLKSASECTPIEYPQPDNEISFDLLSSVALTGTNHEADQPPHLTLLDDTLPVKRNLTTFAGPEGRFCPAGVYEFVPLESGEGERLQINAQNCIHCKTCDIKDPSQNINWVVPEGGGGPAYNGM, from the exons ATGTTTCAAAGAGCTTATTCACAAGAAAAGTTTCGAAGAATTACAACTCACTATACTATTATACCCAGAGAATCAGATCCAAGATGGAAAG GTGTAAATATGGAAAGATATGTAGATGAAACAGATATTTTAATTGTGGGAGGTGGACCAGCTGGATTATCTGCTGCAATTCAAGCACGTAAATTAGCAGGAAAGCATGGAAGAGAATTGAAAGTTACACTTGTTGAAAAGGCTTCTACTATTGGTGGCCATATTCTCAGTGGAGCTTGTATAGATCCAATAGCattaaatgaattatttccaAATTGGAAGGAATTAAGAGCACCTCTGAATACCCCTGTTACAGAAGATAAATTTGCATTTCTCACTGAGAAAGGCAGATTACCAATACCTATCTTAAAAGGAATGCCAATGTACAATCATGGAAACTACATTGTTAG ATTAGGTCATGTTGTAGCCTGGCTTGGTGAGCAAGCCGAAGCTGCAGGTGTAGAATTATATCCTGGATATGCAGCTGCAGAAGTACTTTATCATGAAGATGGATCCGTTAAAGGAATAGCTACAAATGATGTTGGTATTAATAAAGATGGTTCACCAAAGGATATTTTTGAACGTGGAATGGAATTGCATgcaaaatgtacaatttttgCAGAGGGTTGTCATGGTCATCTTACAAAACAGATTTCAAAGAAATTAAATCTTAGGAAAGATTGTGAACCACAGACCTATGGTATAGGGTTAAAAGAA ATTTGGGAAATTGATCCAAAAAAACATACGCCTGGCACTGTCGAACACACTGTTGGTTGGCCATTGAAAAAAGACACTTATGGTGGTTCGTTCTTATATCATCTTAATGAAGATACACCTCTGGTTACTATTGGTTTTGTTGTTGGTTTGGATTATTCTAATCCTTATTTACATCCATTTAAAGAATTTCAAAGATTTAAGCAACACCCAAGCATTAGACCAGTACTTGAAGGTGGGAAGAG AATTGCGTATGGTGCAAGAGCCTTAGTAGAAGGAGGTTTTCAATCTATTCCTAAACTTCAATTCCCTGGTGGTTGTCTTATTGGTTGCACAGCAGGATTTCTTAATGTACCTAAAATTAAAGGAACACATAATGCTATGAAGAGTGGAATGTTAGCAGCAGAAAGTGCAATTGAAGCTATAATTAATGCAGAAAATAATCCTTCGCCAACAAAAGGTTTAGAACCGAAATCTTATactgataaaatacaaaacagTTGGATTTATAAAGAGCTGAAAGCTATAAGGAATATAAGACCCAGTTTTCATACTCGATTTGGTGTTTACGGGGGTCTGCTATATTCtgcattttcaatgttaatTGGAGGAAGAGAGCCATGGACTTTGTCTCATGGag GTCCGGATTATAAAAGCTTGAAATCAGCATCGGAATGTACACCGATAGAATATCCACAGCCGGATAAtgaaatatcttttgatttactATCGTCAGTGGCACTTACTGGTACAAATCATGAAGCCGATCAGCCACCACATCTTACTTTGCTTGATGATACTCTACcagtaaaaagaaatttaacgaCATTTGCCGGGCCAGAAGGTCGATTTTGTCCTGCTG GTGTTTATGAATTTGTACCATTGGAATCTGGAGAAGGAGAGAGGTTGCAAATTAATGCTCAGAACTGCATTCACTGCAAAACCTGCGATATTAAGGACCCGAGTCAGAACATTAACTGGGTTGTACCAGAAGGTGGAGGTGGCCCAGCTTATAATGGAATGTAG
- the LOC126918601 gene encoding electron transfer flavoprotein-ubiquinone oxidoreductase, mitochondrial isoform X2 — protein sequence MSRVILIASNNQQRFQWMFQRAYSQEKFRRITTHYTIIPRESDPRWKGVNMERYVDETDILIVGGGPAGLSAAIQARKLAGKHGRELKVTLVEKASTIGGHILSGACIDPIALNELFPNWKELRAPLNTPVTEDKFAFLTEKGRLPIPILKGMPMYNHGNYIVRLGHVVAWLGEQAEAAGVELYPGYAAAEVLYHEDGSVKGIATNDVGINKDGSPKDIFERGMELHAKCTIFAEGCHGHLTKQISKKLNLRKDCEPQTYGIGLKEIWEIDPKKHTPGTVEHTVGWPLKKDTYGGSFLYHLNEDTPLVTIGFVVGLDYSNPYLHPFKEFQRFKQHPSIRPVLEGGKRIAYGARALVEGGFQSIPKLQFPGGCLIGCTAGFLNVPKIKGTHNAMKSGMLAAESAIEAIINAENNPSPTKGLEPKSYTDKIQNSWIYKELKAIRNIRPSFHTRFGVYGGLLYSAFSMLIGGREPWTLSHGGPDYKSLKSASECTPIEYPQPDNEISFDLLSSVALTGTNHEADQPPHLTLLDDTLPVKRNLTTFAGPEGRFCPAGVYEFVPLESGEGERLQINAQNCIHCKTCDIKDPSQNINWVVPEGGGGPAYNGM from the exons ATGTCTCGAGTAATACTTATTGCATCAAATAATC AACAGAGATTTCAATGGATGTTTCAAAGAGCTTATTCACAAGAAAAGTTTCGAAGAATTACAACTCACTATACTATTATACCCAGAGAATCAGATCCAAGATGGAAAG GTGTAAATATGGAAAGATATGTAGATGAAACAGATATTTTAATTGTGGGAGGTGGACCAGCTGGATTATCTGCTGCAATTCAAGCACGTAAATTAGCAGGAAAGCATGGAAGAGAATTGAAAGTTACACTTGTTGAAAAGGCTTCTACTATTGGTGGCCATATTCTCAGTGGAGCTTGTATAGATCCAATAGCattaaatgaattatttccaAATTGGAAGGAATTAAGAGCACCTCTGAATACCCCTGTTACAGAAGATAAATTTGCATTTCTCACTGAGAAAGGCAGATTACCAATACCTATCTTAAAAGGAATGCCAATGTACAATCATGGAAACTACATTGTTAG ATTAGGTCATGTTGTAGCCTGGCTTGGTGAGCAAGCCGAAGCTGCAGGTGTAGAATTATATCCTGGATATGCAGCTGCAGAAGTACTTTATCATGAAGATGGATCCGTTAAAGGAATAGCTACAAATGATGTTGGTATTAATAAAGATGGTTCACCAAAGGATATTTTTGAACGTGGAATGGAATTGCATgcaaaatgtacaatttttgCAGAGGGTTGTCATGGTCATCTTACAAAACAGATTTCAAAGAAATTAAATCTTAGGAAAGATTGTGAACCACAGACCTATGGTATAGGGTTAAAAGAA ATTTGGGAAATTGATCCAAAAAAACATACGCCTGGCACTGTCGAACACACTGTTGGTTGGCCATTGAAAAAAGACACTTATGGTGGTTCGTTCTTATATCATCTTAATGAAGATACACCTCTGGTTACTATTGGTTTTGTTGTTGGTTTGGATTATTCTAATCCTTATTTACATCCATTTAAAGAATTTCAAAGATTTAAGCAACACCCAAGCATTAGACCAGTACTTGAAGGTGGGAAGAG AATTGCGTATGGTGCAAGAGCCTTAGTAGAAGGAGGTTTTCAATCTATTCCTAAACTTCAATTCCCTGGTGGTTGTCTTATTGGTTGCACAGCAGGATTTCTTAATGTACCTAAAATTAAAGGAACACATAATGCTATGAAGAGTGGAATGTTAGCAGCAGAAAGTGCAATTGAAGCTATAATTAATGCAGAAAATAATCCTTCGCCAACAAAAGGTTTAGAACCGAAATCTTATactgataaaatacaaaacagTTGGATTTATAAAGAGCTGAAAGCTATAAGGAATATAAGACCCAGTTTTCATACTCGATTTGGTGTTTACGGGGGTCTGCTATATTCtgcattttcaatgttaatTGGAGGAAGAGAGCCATGGACTTTGTCTCATGGag GTCCGGATTATAAAAGCTTGAAATCAGCATCGGAATGTACACCGATAGAATATCCACAGCCGGATAAtgaaatatcttttgatttactATCGTCAGTGGCACTTACTGGTACAAATCATGAAGCCGATCAGCCACCACATCTTACTTTGCTTGATGATACTCTACcagtaaaaagaaatttaacgaCATTTGCCGGGCCAGAAGGTCGATTTTGTCCTGCTG GTGTTTATGAATTTGTACCATTGGAATCTGGAGAAGGAGAGAGGTTGCAAATTAATGCTCAGAACTGCATTCACTGCAAAACCTGCGATATTAAGGACCCGAGTCAGAACATTAACTGGGTTGTACCAGAAGGTGGAGGTGGCCCAGCTTATAATGGAATGTAG